The Daphnia carinata strain CSIRO-1 chromosome 1, CSIRO_AGI_Dcar_HiC_V3, whole genome shotgun sequence sequence CTGTATTCAACGTTACGTTGCCACGTCAAAAAGGAAGCAGAATGCTATGCTAGTAGGCTGCATGTATCATGTGCGTATAGATCTTTTGCTCGCCCACACCTTTCGGTCTTGTCTTGTGCGCACCCTGCGGTAAAAGGGAAAACTATTGTCAGGGGATGCTGCATGCAACCCTATTTTTAACAATTTGCAAATTTTATACATTAATATTTTGCAGAGGGATAGCAATTATTAATCTGGTAGAAGTGCAATTATCTAATTTTTGCACAGATATGCAAATAAAAGTGATGAATGTCTATGTATGAAGGGTTCCGGGGTTCCGCCGATAGTTTATAGCTTTATACGCTAGAGGCGTAGCTAGAGCAAGCACTTTTTTAGACTTGAAATTTTGGGCCGCAATGTATCAGCTAGCATGACGTTCAAGTCACGTGACTTTTCGGTTTGATTATCCCACATTTGACGAATTTGTCGTTTTAAAGTTTTGCTACCAGGTACAGGCGTCTTATGCGTAGAAGGATTTCATATTCTagggaaaaaaatctaagTTACGTTGAATACCTAACTGTGATTCAGAGAATCGTAGAACACATTTCAGTTACATAGTAATTTAAAACTACAGAGTGTGGCTTCCGCAtggaacgaaagaaaacttCAAACTTCAATGACAAACCGGTGTTGGCAAACAGAAaagtttatgtttttttcacgCTAGCAGATGTTCGTCAGTACTAAGTAGTGTATTTTAAACAGATATCGACCATAGAATTCACAAAATAAACTTGTACTCTTAAAATAAAGTAATATGTTTCCCAAGGAAAGGTTCTTCTTAACATGACCAATGAAGCAAGCAGATCACTTGTTATCCTATATTTGCGTTCACTCTGCTTTCATTCTGCGACTGGATATTTTACTTAAATTCTTTGGCCCCTTTCTCCTTCgactattttttttgcatggaCCTTTACCAATGATTTTCACCTCTAAGAAGGTTTTGAAGACATTAGTTTTTCAATTAATCGCAATATTAGGGAAAAATACGTTTTTTAGGTTGTAGTTTGTTTTTGCAGGCAACCATTGCGGAATTGAGGTAGGTGAGTCCATCGTTGCCGCATACATTTTTCGCGgttgaagaaaaattgcatTGAGGAATCTCGGGACGAAGACAGCGTCCCCTATAAGCTATTCGGGTCACTATGATAACACAAACAAATTCACATGAGGAAAAACTCGATTAAAGATTTGATTAAAACAATACTATTAGCACGATTGGCCTTATTATAGCACTGCAGGGCCTTCATGTTGGCATAAGATACGCCGTTTGTTCCACAGAgttgtttgccattttttggAATTTGACAACTTGTTGTAGTCCCCACTAACATAACTATACAACAAAATTAGAATACATTATTTCTtgactgactttttttttaccaagcAGCAGCGTCGTGCAACGCATCTTCTCTCGGGAAACTTGTTACGCACTTTGCgaccaaaaacaagaaatcgaAGCCGGATCCTTGACCTCTGGTGTCAATATTGGAGCTTAACTTGATAGGAACAACTAGTTAAGCGATCACGCGCTAACGAAAGAATCATTCTCGGTTACGAAAATGGTTTTATTTATTCGattggaaatgaaaagaacagAAGCAGGGTGATAATTTGAGGACACATTGGAAATTAAAAGACACTTTGTCTAGAAAACTTGAAAGTTTCCTTTTGATGCATCGAGGTTCTTTAATTGCCACCAGTTTGTTCTTGGTAAACCTCAATGACGTCATCATTCTCCATTTCCAACTACAACATTAATGTAAGTTGTAGTAATTTGCATGTGATGCAAATTTTTATAACATGTGACAAACACAACATACCTGTTTAGGTGTTTCATCATCGTTAATTCGTCTTCCATCAAACAAGAATCTCAAAGAAGTCACAGGTACTCCCTATAAACCACAAACCAAAAATGCAGGAGAGAATATGGTTAGGTTCGAATAAAGATAATACCACTCTTTCACTGTAGGACTTTTTGAGTTTGCCCATTTGTGTCGTCATCTTTActcgaaaatgaatttcatttgaatccTGGCCCACAACTTTCAATTTGATGTATTCAGATCCAGCATCACCTGCATCAGGTTTCTGATCCTACACAATCAAACGAGGAACAAATTACGAAAGGGCGAATCACCAGCAGACATGGAGAAATGCAATTTgtaaaccaaaaaataaatgagacATTACAAATAGAACTAATAATATGAAGATTTATCACAAAATCAACATATTAAAATATAAGGGaagagaacagaaaaaaataaaacgtcaaATTTCAGGTATAATTTAAACTACTTGTGTAGATGTATTCTTACATCGGCCATGGTTAAAACACGTTCTTTTGCTAAAAGCACGTTTGAGACAACGACGGAACAGGATGAAATGGCgtgggctaaaaaaaaaaagaaaaatgttgccAGATCGCCGTATCAAATATTCGTACATAAACCCGTTTACCCCTGTCTCCGTGTGCCCCGTGTGCTGCTTCACCACTCACGTTCCCAATTTAACTCTGATTCAAAGTAATGAACTAAAAACGgggtaaaataataaaagactATCATGTTATTATCCCCCACTGACTCTTAATTCATTTACTGGATAGTTAAGCAGCCAAATAACCGTCTAAGTTAATacatttgttttaatattttaacCTGGAGGACAACTCATTTGAGTTAACATGGGATCCAGTTTGGAGTGCTCGCAGCTAaatgtttgttgtttaaaCAGCAAGCGCAATTAACTGATCATGAATATGAATGGCAGCTTTCGTCATCTGAATACATTTACTCTCCgatattattttaattcttcttGACGACTTCGCTTATCCAGCGTATAAACTTACCACCAGCTACACCACTTCTCCATGGACTAAATGCGTTTGAGATAACAGCTGCCCCTTGCACACACTTTTTAGTTCCTCAGACAATCACTTGACTAATTTGAATATAACTTTAATTCACATTATCTGTTTCATTGTATAGAATGTATAGTAACCGGTTTCTCCTAGAAAAAAGGCTTCATGCTAAGGTATTTGAAATTCCAGAATCACACGATGCATAATAAGCAGTAATGTTTTCCGGATATTTGCTTGCAgtgcttcttttcttgtgcTCGACGCTACGTTCACGGTCAGCAGCGTTCGATTCCCTCTCCTATCTGCGACTGAACAATCGTAAACAAAATTAGCAATAgaataatggaagaaaaaccCGTGGACGCTCATTCAAATGAATGAGAGTACATTCAGGGTGCAATATATTACTGTGAAAAACAGAAACCCAATGTACAAATGTGTATctaatgtattttttgttttggcaacGAGTGTACATTTCACATTTGATTGGGGATAGAAAAGGCAGACTGGGCTACGTATCCAGCCGACAAGCACAGCAGGAACAACTTAATTATGCGTTAAAAGGTGTAATATTCGATAATCCGTCATTTGCTTAGGGAAATGGATGTGGACTGCATTTCTGTGATTGTTTGAATGacaggaattaaaaaaaaaaaaggggtggtAATTTTATTCGGTGGCGTACGATGAGAATCACTCTTTGCTATCAGAGTGGCTAACTCTACCAATATGCACTGTATTGATTGTATGtgtttgtttcgaaatgtAAGTTATAACTAcatcaaaataaaactaaaattaaatCTATAGCAATTCTACTGATTCCGATTTTGTCATGAAGATCGATACTATCGTCTATGATTCAGTCAAGACTTCAAACATTAATTCTCGTCACTGTCGTTATTAATATTCTCTTTACGTGTGATAACGGTTACGTCTTCTGGGTTGGGTGCACCACTAGACACGTCATATGGAGGTGAAGAAGCTTTACCGCCCGCTAAATTCGACTGTTGACCTGTGACTGCAAGTCCTGAACGAAGGGACTCAAGAGCTTCGCCCAGTCCACCTCTAACTTGATTGAATTCCTGGACAACAAGTGACAAGCGGCCCAGCAGGTAGTTCAAATGATCGTCAACTTCATTGACTCGTTCAGTCACCTGAAAAATGGCAATAATCAATCATTCACAATGTAACCATTGACATCTTCATACCTGTCCCACTCGTTTGTCCATGCTGCTCAGAGCTTGAAGGCTGCCACCAACATGTTGGGCGGTCTGTTGTTCGACGCGCTGTAACAATTCTTGCGATTGACTGGCACTTTGGTACAACACACCAATCTGACGCCATACCTAGATGTATGGAACAATCATTCCACAATTAGGGCAGAGTTCCAATTGATTCATAAAACACGTACCTGTCCCAGTTCGCTTTCTAACTTGCTGGTCATATTTGTAAGTGCGGTGCTTTGATTGGCGATGACGGAGAAAGTGACGTCGTCAACCTTACGGGCCAGAGTCGAATTTAGGTCGCCTGTCTGTCGGCGGATTGAATCGCCCAGTTCGAGCAAGATTTGTTGGACAGCAAACTCGAGACGTCGCTTTGTGTCTAGAACACCATCAGCCGTATCTAAAAGTACTTGTTCAACTTTCTGTAGACCGTTGATCTCTTTAGCAAGGCCAGCGTAACTCTTGTCTACTCTATCGGCCAACGTTTCAGCCATATTTCCTGATTCTTCCACCTAAAAGAACCAAAGTTAACAGCCGAATTCTAAACGTAATCTCTGCATAATTTAGTAGATAATGTACTTGATCTTGGATGAGTTTCTGACTTTcgctcattttgttttcaaacgtGGCGAGACGAGTTTCGAAGACATCAGTGACGTTCACCACACTCTTGTCAATCCCGCGTGACAGCGATTCCCAGCCTTCTCTGAAGCTCTCATCTAATTTAATCTGTGAATGGTGTGTTTCATTGACTAAAGAATGGACAGCATCGAGAGTTGGCTTTAGATGAATCTGAATAGCGGAAACAAGTGATTCAGAATTGATGTTGGATCCGGAAGCCGAGCTAACTGCATTCTCCAAAGATGTTTCCAGTTTCTCTATGCCAACTAAGATGGCTGAAGTGTCATTTTTCATCCGGCTAGCCTGGAAATGTGAAACTTTCATTAAAGCCTGTTCATTACGTCAAGCGAAAATGTTATAAGCTTCACGTGATCTGAGATGCGGTTGACACCGACACCGAATTGGTTAACCAAATTCTGGGCATCGCTGAAAAACTGTCGCCATTTGCCTTCCGTCGCTACGAGATTGACGGAAGCTGCCCGCAGTTTCTCGGCATCTCCAGCTTGAGCTTTGCCCAAGTTCTCCATGGTCGTCAATTGCAAACTTTCAAGTCTCTCGCTACGCGTTTCATATTTCTCTCCGACAATTTTCACCTtgatgaataaaaatgaatatcatTTGACAATGTTACAGGCCACCGGCGTGAAACAAAACTTACTTCATTAGCTACGACAGACAGACGATTCTGCAAGGCTTCTTCAACACTTTCGACTTTTTTACGCGTCCGGGTCAGCTGTTTCAAGACTTCGTTTATTTCTCCAACTGAATGGGTTGGTGGAGCTGGACCACTGCTAGCAGGGCTGCTCGTTCTACCCGATTCAATTGCATTGCGGATAGCCACAGTGTTGTCCGTAATCTTCTGCAGTTGaatcctctctctctcgtccCTCTGATAGAAACAGATAATTAATTTCTCCATGACATTTCATTTCCCACATTTTACCTGGATAACCATCTCTTCCATTTTGCGGAGCCTTTCATCGGTACGAGACATCAAGATCGCCAGATTTTCCAGATTTTTATCCTGGCCTCGTGTTTTTGTATCAAGTTCTCGGAGAGCGCGTGTCAGGGCATCTCCTAGCTGTCTCTCACGCAACTCGTGACGTTCGAGTTTGCCGGTTTGTTCTCTGACCGCACCGACAAGCGTCAAAATTGCGTCCCTTATGTCGGCATGTCTAAAAATAGGAAGCGTAATTGAATTTGATTGGCACAAATTAATATGAAAATTGTCTATTCAAAAGCTTGCGGCTTAAAATGTGTCATTCAATTGGAATCGAGGTCAGAGCAGCAGCCTTTCCAGGAAACTGAAAGATCGCTGGACAACGAATTTTAATTCACTTGGAAACAAAGATGACCGAAGCAAAATCATCAGTTTGAAATCGAAAGGGAAACGGCGACCTCTGTCACATTGCCAGACTTTGTCGTATCGCCGGCAACTAGTTTCCCACAACAGGAAATGGgcgttgtttcttttgtttggctCCTAATCCCCGTGTTTAAACCGAGAAATCAAATATTTCTTCGATGAGCCTCCGTTATCTCTTAAGTCTTTGAAATTCAGACACCCCCCACTGGCCTGCTCTCGTGTGTACTTCACTACGGGTtagaatttcttcttcatgtGCCTTGACAAGTAAATggcatatttttgtttttgttattttagcACACATGTGTTCAGCAGACGTTTCGACAACTATTATTTCTATGGTAGCAGGGAGcccgcaaaaaaagaaagagggcaAGGTTGTTTTTGAGCAACTAGATAGACCCCATGAGGCGGGTTTGAGGTAATTCGATACGACAGTGTGTACGTCTTTAAGCGCAAAAAAGGAGTATATTTGAAGAAACTTGCAGATCCCCCCTTGGTTGACGGGAAGTTCAATTCTAAAAAGCTATCAGACATCGATTTATACAAGCCGATCACATTACACCACAGAGTAGCTCCTTGGCCAATGAACAGTACGAAAATATGTTTTCACAAGCGTAAATAaatcagtaaaataaaatttgcgTGACTTACGTAATTAAAGATGCCGCAGAAGCCGCTGTCTGAGGAGCTTGGGTGGCTACCGGATGAAACAGCATGACGGCCGCCGCCGCGATCAAAAGACAAAacgttttcattctttctttagATGGTCCGACTGTAGAGGCGGACGTAGACCTTCTGGGGAAGATGGAATGAATGTCGGAAACAACTTGTGGGCTTGATGGCTCGGGTGAACAATCTTTGCGTCAAGCCAAGCCAAGTGAGAAATTTCTAGAACCACTTTTTAGTGGGCTTGCTCAATGGCATTTACCAACCGCACATCTGAAATGGCGTACCGAATAATACTTACGCTTACTTCGCTCGGTAAGTTATGAACTGCAAATaattaactatttaaaaaataattagtcATGGGCGAATGTTAGGTGAAGGAATGCAAGACATCGGGTAGTGTTAAATTATTGGAATTTAGTTCGAAGGATTTGTCCTGAATGGAGTATATCTGCAATCACgagaaaaacaatcaaatgaGTAGTAGATTAATATATTCATTTGGctgacaaataaaaatatgaagCCATTTTCTAAGACTAGAAACCTATGTGTTAAACCCAGTGAAACAAATCGCAACTTATAGAAGTGGAAGCTGATTATGAATAGAATCCATAAGTCTATGGACCTAGCagttggaaagaaaaacagtgattgtaaaaaaaaatgtttctcccTTGTCTCTTCACTCAAAAACTGTACTAACCGTCGTTGAATTCACGTGGGTAACTGACACATTCAGTGTTATACGGCCAGTCACACTCGTTCGTGTTGACGTTCCAGATAAGCCCTTCCGGACAAGACATCACATATTGAAGACCGTTTGAGCAGGTAATGAAGGTCGTGCAGTTATGGTAATTGGGATAGACTCCATCTTCCGGGCAAATGTAAGCTTGTCCCTCAATTCCTAGGcacagaaaaaagtaaataaatataaaaaaagtattgaactaatctaaaaatatatttcctaTTCAGGTTTGTTTTATGTACACGTATAACAAGACAATGCTACAGGTAGACATAATGCATTTCGCTGGATCAACCAAACAAACCATCGATGCGTATGTTGTGGTAGCTACGCATCACTTTTATTAAGTACAGATAGTACCCCAAAAAATCAACATACCTCGTGTATATACAGGCGTTGCTTGAATACTAGGAATCAAGGTAACAGCAATCAAGGTGATTAGTAAACACCTGAACAACATacttgttccttttttgtaaataataacCAGATACAATTTTTTGAACGGAATCTTTGCCGCTTGTGTCTATTCCTATATGTCACGCATATAAGAAGAGCAGGAGCACCTAACATACGGCTATTTATGTGCTGAATCCCTCCTTTGGTAGCCCGATTAAATAGtttcaaaaatacaaacagATCGTAAGATAAGCAATTGCATGATCAAATACAATCGCAATGCAGCTGCAAATGTCAGATAGGATATTATTAAGTCCACATGATACCAATCTCAGTTGAGTGTTTTGGCTAGTAATCTGTTGTACTTTGACGTTATTAAATATTAATCTCAAGTGCAAGTTACATCCAGCAGAAATAAGGCCCTCAATCGTACGAATTGAAATTATATTTCAAATCGCCCGTACTTTGTGCAGTGGGAGAGGAAGAGAACATGACACCAAAGTTTATAAGAGTTAGCTGAACAAAGACACTACATAGGTTAGTATTGCATCAGTTTTTTTACGCCCCAACCTTCTGTACAATGATTGTCTACCCTCCAAAGTTCCCTAAATCCTTGCACGTGACCTGCAGGTGAAAGTTTAGAGTTATGGAACGGAAAATTCGAAAAGAGACGCAGCTCGTGTCTTTGAGAGAGGCGAAATCATTACCTCTCCCACCAAGAGGGGATTGTTTAGATTTGAATGGACTAGTTAAGTTTTTTATCCTGATCCACTGTAATCATAGTATCAATGACGCAAAGTAGGGTACTAAGGTTGTTTACTCGGCCATTCGAATAATCTCTGACTCGTGTGAACCGAACATGTGATGCATACCAACAAATTGTTCAAACTGATTTTAAAAAGACGATCTAAAGCTATCAGGATACCTCAATTGGTTAGTGCTTTTCCACGTTTTTCACTTTCATTGACAGGTTGCTTCACTATCGCAGGCGACTTCGTCAGTTGGCCAACATGATTGCCATCATCCTTTATGAGTGCATTTCTAGCTTTTCGTAAGTTGGACGTGATGGGTGATATGTGACGTAATACGTGTCTAAAAACAGTTGAGTGCTCACGTTGCCTGTTGCTTAAGATTGTGTCTTTTCAGAGTGAATATAGGCTTTATATAAAATAATTTCCAAACACGTTTAACACAGTGAACTCGGCGTTGCTAATTGTAAGAGATAAAGCACTGCACAAGGCTCGCACTGAACAAGGTTTTTGTGCCTCCACCTCAACACGTGCGTTTGCAAATTATGAACGTTCAACGACTATCGCTGATCTTCTTTCAAAGTTCCAATACAGGCATAGCAAAAAGGAAGCCCCCACTTATCAGGTAAGTTCAAAATGCTTATTGCGTGACATCTGAGATCTGACATGTTAATCGTTTACCCTTCtgaatatttattattattttgcgtTACTATGAACGTTGTAGAGTTTAGTGAATCTATGTAAGTTGTGATGGAAAAGAACCATCAACGGAATTAGAATTAATAAGAAAGTAATATTACGGTAAATGCCCCATTTCAGGCGATTCTTGGGTTAATgttattttatattattatattttttattgccagAGTgactgttttctcttttatcctatttagGATTATTAAGTACCGCGACTTTGCGCTGGAACTTGTCTATCTCTGAGTCTCCAATACAATCGAAACACGCCCGTCCCCTATATCTACAGGACTAAAACAGTGAACATATCAGGATGATAAGAGATGTATAGCAATAAATAAATCATACTCATTATCAACTACCTACTTGAACGGTGTAATATCaacataatttttatttaacataAACTGTATTTGGGAACCTTGTTACAAAAAACTGCGAGCACATCATAATTATACAATCAATCAAGGACCACTACGTCTGAATCGTCACCTGAATCCTTTCCAGGTgctttattcgttttttccAACGGTTTCTGGTTGGACAAATTGCGTGCAACGCCAATCTGGGAAGTTGACTGTGAAGAAGAGGCATTGGATAGAAACGGAGGGATTGGTGATGCTGACGTTACAGCTTTTAACGAAAGGGGAGGTGCTTGTGACggaattccttttttgttccctTGAAATTTAGGAGCTGGTGTAAGTTTGGGTAGAGGAGCAATCGGATTAGACGACTGTTGATTCGATTTGTTAACGACTAAATCAATTGGCCCCGTTTGCGCTTTACTCGTGTGTTTTGCATGGCTCGCACTGTTTGGTTTCACCAACAAAGACATTGACGATGGAAGATTTTGAAGAACAGAAAATGCAATGTTATGCGGATCTGATCTTCCAATGCTCGACGCATGTGCGATCTGTTGAGAAGTAGATGCAACTCCCGCATAACTATGAGGAGAGGGTTGCGAAAAATGCGACTGTTTCACTCTACCAGTTGACGAAGAAGAACCAAGAAAAGCCGATTGAGAGACGATGGGCTTCGCGGATGCCGACGTTGCCGTTACGGTAATATCGCGACCTAAACTGATGTTTGGGAACGGAGGAGCTGTTGGCTCCTTATGTCCCATTGGCTTACTGGACGAAGGCTTCGATGGATAAGGTGGTGGATGCAAGTCTGAACTAACTTTGGGAGTTTTGCCACGACTGGACGACGAactatcttttgtttttggttccATTTTTCCTAAACGTCCCATATCAAAAGCTGGAGAAAATCCAGCGATCAGCTTGCTAACATCTATTGTTGGAGCCGTCATTGCCTTTTTATGCGGCCTTCCACTGCTATGAGATGATGGatgtgatttctttttgtgggCTTCAGCTGAGTGTACAGATTTGTGCTGCATGTTAGGATCCTGTTGATTTAATTGTCTCATCATCGAGCTATCAAACAGCGGCGGTGGAAGCTTGAAATCATTCGGGAATTTTGCCGCAGAACTCGTTCGGTTTTCCGTACTTTTCCCACTAGGTTTACTCCCTTCCGTAGAATCACTCCGTCTCATGAAATCTAAGGGTTTATTTCGAGTGCTTGAATCTGGCGTAGATGTTCGAGTGGTATTAGCCATACCAGAGCCCGAAGCTTCACCCGTGCCACTTAAATTGGTCTTACTTTCCGTTGAACCAGAATACGTTTTCGAAGAATGTCGACTGGACGAAGATTTGCGATTTCCACGACCACGCCCCCTCTGACTTGCGAAATAAGGAGGAGTCATATTAGACAAAACATATGATTGCGCTAGAGAGGCTTGCATCCAGTTGGCCAACTGTTGCTGATAgtcttgttgcatttttgaCATCGATGATGCATCCGCACCACCCATAGGCCCTCCAATGCCAAACATACTCATTGGATTCAGATAGGGATTAGAAAACATGGATAAAAGCGCTGGATCCATCATTCCCAGTCCAGCTAAGCTTGCTGGCGTAGACGAAGCCCCGCCTACCGATGCCAGTGAATGTAAAAGCGGATTGTACATGCTAGACGTTTGCAGTACTGGTTGAGAGGTACTTGCGACAGCAGCGGGGGCAGTTGGCGGTACAGGTTTTGGAGTAGAAGATTCTTTTTTCGGTACCGGACGGGGAGAAGGAGC is a genomic window containing:
- the LOC130690895 gene encoding serine protease inhibitor dipetalogastin-like; translated protein: MRCTTLLLVMLVGTTTSCQIPKNGKQLCGTNGVSYANMKALQCYNKANRANMTRIAYRGRCLRPEIPQCNFSSTAKNVCGNDGLTYLNSAMVACKNKLQPKKQVKIIGKGPCKKNSRRRKGPKNLSKISSRRMKAE
- the LOC130690886 gene encoding putative leucine-rich repeat-containing protein DDB_G0290503, giving the protein MKTFCLLIAAAAVMLFHPVATQAPQTAASAASLITHADIRDAILTLVGAVREQTGKLERHELRERQLGDALTRALRELDTKTRGQDKNLENLAILMSRTDERLRKMEEMVIQRDERERIQLQKITDNTVAIRNAIESGRTSSPASSGPAPPTHSVGEINEVLKQLTRTRKKVESVEEALQNRLSVVANEVKIVGEKYETRSERLESLQLTTMENLGKAQAGDAEKLRAASVNLVATEGKWRQFFSDAQNLVNQFGVGVNRISDHASRMKNDTSAILVGIEKLETSLENAVSSASGSNINSESLVSAIQIHLKPTLDAVHSLVNETHHSQIKLDESFREGWESLSRGIDKSVVNVTDVFETRLATFENKMSESQKLIQDQVEESGNMAETLADRVDKSYAGLAKEINGLQKVEQVLLDTADGVLDTKRRLEFAVQQILLELGDSIRRQTGDLNSTLARKVDDVTFSVIANQSTALTNMTSKLESELGQVWRQIGVLYQSASQSQELLQRVEQQTAQHVGGSLQALSSMDKRVGQVTERVNEVDDHLNYLLGRLSLVVQEFNQVRGGLGEALESLRSGLAVTGQQSNLAGGKASSPPYDVSSGAPNPEDVTVITRKENINNDSDEN
- the LOC130690897 gene encoding small ubiquitin-related modifier-like, translating into MADDQKPDAGDAGSEYIKLKVVGQDSNEIHFRVKMTTQMGKLKKSYSERVGVPVTSLRFLFDGRRINDDETPKQLEMENDDVIEVYQEQTGGN
- the LOC130690896 gene encoding probable endochitinase; amino-acid sequence: MLFRCLLITLIAVTLIPSIQATPVYTRGIEGQAYICPEDGVYPNYHNCTTFITCSNGLQYVMSCPEGLIWNVNTNECDWPYNTECVSYPREFNDGP